A DNA window from Mycolicibacter hiberniae contains the following coding sequences:
- a CDS encoding bifunctional cytochrome P450/NADPH--P450 reductase produces MADFTASLPPELDTVPSAEGPLPPPSAVVGRPYALPIDILGELHGPLFYADYSGVRKLYACSPELVDELCDESRFAKNPMRPLERVRQLAGDGLFTAYHGEPNWQKAHDVLMPGFSYAGLRNYHGAMLDIGTQLIERWDGCLGHRPADASTDLQKLAMDTVALAGFGARFDSFSHEGLAPIPQHFTAALGKLAATEGTADLDQELEYLHRSFDELIDQHQATASPELDDLLYVMLGRDPDGAPLLTTDNIRNQIMTFLIAGQLTTSELMPTALYNLLHHPAVLSRVAAEVDAVFGVDADYLPSYDDIGKLGYLRQVINETLRLSPPVLSFDRTALADTVIGERYPIRRGEAVTVLTGALHRQPAWGDNVELFDPDRFDPARSAEQPGAVFKPFGTGARSCIGRQFALHEATMTIARLVHRYRLIDSQHYVLQFDSERSRRPMGFLLDLIRRTPQDRRSPAAPPAPTPERNLGVSSAVKTGTTLAVLHGSNLGTCRALAKQLAEEATDLGCLVTVAPLDDFAGALPQTDAVVIVAASYNGQPTDDARAFLAWLLGADAGLDGAPYFAVLGVGDRNWADTYQAVPKHIDQRLTELGAQPLIPLTCADTSGDLTGTVEEFSAALREALYEHFGDPDATPVTDADADEPLYDMHAIIGPVTAAIDARFGVTPMTVLDNTALVGDDAVPGGAKNFVRVALPEGVEYQTGDHLTVLADNPPDLVATVLELLGIEGERRLSINPRRASRRLIALDREVSARELLTHFVELRKPVTSSQLRRLAAANACPPERERLEQLAASADPCPLSPFECLVEFPACALTGAELLELLEPMTPRHYSIASSSRLTPGLVGLVVSVLDAPARSGSELFHGLFRGVASNHLAAVAPGAQIRARVDPARQAFRAGADPAKNVILVSAGTGVAPFRGFLGDRLAAKQEGAPYSPALCFFGVRNPNVDYIFREQFEAAEAAGVVRMRPAFSRAPQDGVRYVQDRIAADADEVWALLGDPAKHAHVYVCGDGAKMAPAVRQAFIDIYRARAGRDESQARQWLIGLVESDRYVEDVWAG; encoded by the coding sequence ATGGCCGACTTCACCGCGTCGCTGCCACCGGAACTGGACACCGTTCCCTCCGCTGAGGGACCGCTGCCGCCCCCTTCTGCCGTCGTCGGTCGACCCTATGCACTGCCCATCGACATCCTCGGGGAGCTCCACGGGCCGCTGTTCTACGCCGACTACAGCGGTGTGCGAAAGCTGTACGCGTGCTCACCGGAGCTGGTCGACGAGCTCTGCGACGAGAGCCGGTTCGCCAAGAACCCCATGCGGCCGTTGGAGCGGGTCCGCCAGCTCGCCGGTGACGGTCTGTTCACCGCGTACCACGGTGAACCGAACTGGCAGAAGGCCCACGATGTCCTGATGCCGGGTTTCAGCTATGCCGGGCTGCGCAACTACCACGGCGCCATGCTCGACATCGGCACCCAGCTGATCGAGCGTTGGGATGGCTGCCTCGGGCATCGGCCGGCGGACGCGTCGACCGACCTGCAGAAGCTCGCGATGGACACCGTCGCCCTTGCCGGCTTCGGTGCGCGCTTCGACTCGTTCAGCCACGAGGGCCTTGCCCCCATCCCGCAGCATTTCACCGCGGCCTTGGGAAAGCTCGCAGCGACCGAGGGCACCGCCGACCTCGACCAAGAACTGGAGTATCTGCATCGCAGCTTTGACGAGCTGATCGATCAACACCAAGCGACCGCCTCACCCGAACTCGACGATCTGCTCTACGTCATGCTTGGGCGCGACCCCGACGGCGCGCCACTGCTGACTACGGACAACATCCGCAACCAGATCATGACGTTTCTCATCGCCGGACAGTTGACCACCTCGGAATTGATGCCCACCGCGCTCTACAACCTGCTGCATCATCCGGCAGTGCTGTCGCGTGTCGCGGCCGAAGTCGATGCCGTGTTCGGCGTGGACGCCGACTACCTTCCGAGCTACGACGACATCGGAAAGCTCGGGTACCTGCGGCAGGTGATCAACGAAACGCTGCGCTTGTCCCCGCCCGTACTCAGCTTCGACCGAACCGCCTTGGCGGACACAGTCATCGGCGAGAGGTACCCGATCAGACGAGGCGAGGCCGTCACGGTGCTCACGGGCGCCCTGCATCGTCAGCCCGCATGGGGTGACAACGTAGAACTCTTCGATCCGGACAGGTTCGACCCCGCCCGATCCGCCGAGCAGCCCGGCGCCGTGTTCAAACCCTTCGGCACCGGAGCGCGATCCTGTATCGGCCGTCAGTTCGCCCTGCACGAGGCCACCATGACGATCGCCCGGTTGGTCCACCGGTATCGCCTGATCGATTCGCAACACTATGTGCTGCAGTTCGACAGCGAACGCAGCCGGCGCCCGATGGGTTTCCTTCTCGACCTGATACGGCGAACACCACAGGACCGCCGCAGCCCTGCCGCCCCGCCAGCCCCGACGCCAGAGCGGAATTTGGGGGTCAGCTCCGCCGTCAAAACTGGCACCACGTTAGCCGTGCTGCATGGCTCGAACCTCGGAACCTGCCGCGCACTGGCCAAGCAGCTTGCCGAAGAGGCCACCGACCTTGGCTGCCTGGTCACCGTCGCTCCGCTGGACGACTTCGCCGGAGCCCTGCCGCAGACCGATGCGGTCGTCATCGTCGCCGCGTCGTACAACGGTCAGCCGACCGACGACGCACGAGCCTTCCTCGCCTGGCTGCTCGGAGCGGACGCCGGACTCGACGGCGCTCCATATTTCGCGGTACTCGGGGTCGGGGATCGCAACTGGGCCGACACCTACCAGGCGGTACCCAAGCACATCGACCAACGCCTGACCGAACTGGGCGCCCAGCCGCTGATCCCGCTGACCTGCGCCGACACCTCAGGGGATCTCACCGGGACGGTCGAAGAATTCTCCGCGGCGTTGCGCGAGGCGCTGTACGAGCACTTCGGCGATCCGGACGCGACGCCGGTCACCGACGCCGACGCCGACGAGCCGCTCTACGACATGCATGCCATCATCGGCCCAGTCACTGCGGCGATCGACGCCCGGTTCGGGGTGACACCGATGACCGTCCTGGACAACACCGCACTGGTGGGCGACGACGCGGTGCCCGGGGGAGCCAAAAATTTTGTCCGCGTTGCTCTTCCCGAGGGAGTCGAGTACCAGACGGGTGATCACCTGACGGTCCTCGCGGACAATCCCCCGGATCTGGTCGCCACGGTGTTGGAGCTTCTTGGGATCGAAGGCGAGCGGCGGCTGTCGATCAATCCTCGACGCGCCTCGCGGCGGCTGATCGCACTCGACCGGGAGGTGAGCGCACGCGAGTTACTGACCCACTTCGTTGAGTTGCGAAAGCCGGTTACTTCAAGCCAATTACGGCGGCTGGCAGCGGCCAATGCGTGCCCGCCGGAGCGCGAGCGCCTCGAGCAGCTCGCCGCCTCGGCCGATCCCTGCCCCCTCAGTCCATTCGAATGCCTGGTGGAGTTCCCAGCGTGCGCACTGACCGGCGCTGAGCTACTCGAGCTGCTGGAGCCGATGACGCCGCGCCACTACTCCATCGCGTCGTCCTCGCGCCTGACACCGGGCCTGGTCGGGCTCGTAGTCAGCGTGCTCGATGCGCCGGCCCGGTCCGGCTCAGAGCTGTTCCACGGACTGTTTCGGGGCGTGGCGTCCAATCATCTGGCCGCCGTCGCTCCGGGTGCACAGATTCGGGCGCGGGTCGATCCGGCCCGCCAGGCGTTCCGTGCCGGTGCCGACCCCGCGAAGAATGTGATCCTGGTCAGCGCGGGTACGGGTGTTGCCCCGTTCCGCGGCTTCCTCGGCGATCGCTTGGCGGCCAAACAGGAAGGGGCGCCCTACTCTCCGGCCCTGTGTTTCTTTGGCGTCCGAAATCCGAACGTGGACTACATCTTCCGCGAGCAGTTCGAGGCCGCCGAAGCGGCGGGGGTAGTCCGGATGCGCCCCGCCTTCTCCCGTGCGCCGCAGGACGGCGTGCGCTACGTACAGGACCGGATCGCCGCGGACGCCGACGAGGTTTGGGCACTGCTCGGCGACCCGGCGAAGCACGCACACGTCTACGTATGTGGTGACGGCGCCAAGATGGCGCCGGCGGTGCGGCAGGCCTTTATCGACATCTACCGTGCGCGCGCCGGCCGCGACGAGAGCCAAGCTCGCCAGTGGCTTATCGGCTTGGTGGAGTCCGACCGCTACGTCGAGGACGTGTGGGCTGGTTGA
- a CDS encoding cold-shock protein, whose translation MAQGTVKWFNGEKGFGFIAPDGGAPDVFVHYSEISGGGFRSLEESARVQFEVEQGAKGPQAVGVSVI comes from the coding sequence ATGGCACAGGGTACTGTGAAATGGTTCAACGGCGAAAAGGGCTTCGGCTTCATCGCTCCTGATGGCGGAGCGCCCGACGTCTTCGTTCACTACTCCGAGATCAGCGGTGGCGGATTCCGCAGCCTCGAAGAGTCGGCTCGGGTTCAGTTCGAGGTCGAGCAGGGTGCGAAGGGTCCGCAGGCTGTAGGCGTTTCGGTCATCTGA
- a CDS encoding oxygenase MpaB family protein, translated as MANHEDTLGPDSMLWHFVADRRYLFVLPRAVCLLLLHPGIAAGISEHALTPQRIWLHKKRTFTQAVNYAYSDLDLRPQMRFAHEHVKGVDDLGRKYHALNPDLFHFQHAAYVESLVFMVNTFIRPLDAGEHEQLYRQCCDWYRRYGISTRPLPATWLEFVDYFEDYCSANLVAGAHFEQFREQIFAPTDWWIRAVPQPAIRALQHPRARELTGVNVTAADRWSLRQFVKLSRLSPMTPRHHWNARARAALGAAAARGASTPLGADLG; from the coding sequence ATGGCCAACCATGAGGACACCTTGGGGCCCGACAGCATGCTGTGGCACTTCGTGGCCGACCGGCGCTACCTGTTCGTACTCCCGCGGGCGGTGTGCCTGCTGCTGCTGCATCCCGGCATCGCCGCCGGCATCAGCGAGCACGCCTTGACGCCCCAGCGCATCTGGCTGCACAAGAAGCGCACCTTCACCCAGGCGGTCAACTACGCGTACTCCGACCTCGACCTACGACCCCAGATGCGCTTTGCCCACGAACATGTCAAGGGCGTCGACGATCTGGGACGCAAGTACCACGCGCTGAATCCCGACCTGTTTCATTTTCAGCACGCCGCGTACGTCGAGTCGCTGGTCTTCATGGTCAACACCTTCATCCGTCCCCTCGACGCCGGGGAACACGAGCAGCTCTATCGGCAGTGCTGTGACTGGTATCGCCGATACGGCATTTCGACGCGGCCGCTGCCGGCGACCTGGCTGGAATTCGTCGACTACTTCGAGGACTACTGCTCGGCGAACCTGGTGGCCGGGGCACACTTCGAGCAGTTCCGCGAGCAGATCTTCGCGCCCACCGATTGGTGGATCCGCGCGGTCCCCCAGCCGGCGATCCGTGCCCTGCAGCATCCCCGCGCCCGAGAACTGACCGGCGTCAACGTGACTGCCGCGGACCGGTGGTCGTTGCGGCAGTTCGTCAAGTTGAGCCGGCTGTCCCCGATGACGCCCCGGCACCACTGGAACGCCCGGGCACGCGCCGCGCTGGGCGCCGCCGCTGCGCGCGGCGCCAGCACACCCCTGGGCGCGGACCTCGGCTGA
- a CDS encoding UPF0182 family protein — translation MAMRPTARMPKLTARSRIMVGSAFVVIALLLVGPRLIDGYVDWLWFGELGYRSVFVTTLLTRLITFVVVTLLVGGIVFAAMATAFRARPVFVPSNGVNDPVARYRTTVLSRLRLFGFGIPAAIGVLAGIVAQSYWVRIQLFLRGGDFGITDPQFGKDMGFYAFDLPFYRLVVGLALATLCLATIANLATHYIFGGIRLSERAGALSRPARIQVVSLIGTLVLLKAAAYWLDRYELLSHTRTGKPFTGAGYTDINAVLPAKMILLAIALICAVAVFSAIVLRDLQIPAIGLVLLLLSSVVVGAGWPLIVEQFSVKPNAAQKESEYISRSIAATRQAYGLTEDVVTYRDYRGDARATAAQVGADAATTSNIRLLDPTIVSPAFTQFQQGKNFYFFPDQLTIDRYRDGDGQLRDYVVAARELNPGRLIDNQRDWINRHTVYTHGNGFIASPANTVRGIANDPNQNGGYPEFLVNVVGANGGVVSNGPARLEQPRIYYGPVIADAVSDYAIVGRNGPDREYDYETNTETKNYTYTGTGGVPIGNWLGRSVFAAKFAERNFLFSSVIGADSKILFNRDPAERVQAVAPWLTTDSTVYPAIVNKRMVWIIDGYTTLDNYPYSELTSLSSATMDSKDVEFNRLLPDRRVSYIRNSVKATVDAYDGTVSLYAQDEKDPVLQAWMKVFPGTVKPKADISPELAEHLRYPEDLFKVQRMLLAKYHVNDPVTFFSTSDFWDVPLDPNPTASSFQPPYYIVAKNLVKEDGSASYQLTSAMNRFKRDYLAAYISASSDPDTYGKITVLTIPGQVNGPKLANNAITTDTTVSQDLGVIGRDNQNRIRWGNLLTLPVAQGGLLYVEPVYASPGTSDAASSYPRLIRVAMMYNDKIGYGPTVSDALTGLFGPGASAAATDIAPTESGGAAQGTAPAPPAPAAAVPTPSSAEAGLSPAKAAALREIDAAIAAVRDTQRRGDFAGYGAALQRLDDAMAKFNNAK, via the coding sequence GTGGCAATGCGGCCCACCGCAAGGATGCCGAAATTGACCGCGCGCAGCCGGATCATGGTCGGCAGCGCGTTCGTCGTGATCGCGCTGCTGTTGGTGGGGCCGCGGCTGATCGACGGCTATGTCGACTGGCTGTGGTTCGGCGAGTTGGGCTACCGCTCGGTGTTCGTCACGACCCTGCTGACCCGGCTGATCACGTTCGTCGTGGTGACGTTGCTGGTCGGCGGGATCGTCTTCGCCGCGATGGCCACGGCCTTCCGGGCCCGGCCGGTCTTTGTTCCCAGCAACGGTGTCAACGACCCGGTGGCCCGCTACCGGACCACGGTGCTCTCGCGGCTGCGGCTGTTCGGGTTCGGGATTCCGGCCGCGATCGGTGTGCTGGCCGGGATCGTGGCGCAGAGCTACTGGGTGCGCATCCAGCTGTTCCTGCGGGGCGGTGACTTCGGGATCACCGATCCGCAGTTCGGCAAGGACATGGGCTTCTACGCCTTCGACCTACCGTTCTACCGGCTGGTGGTGGGGCTGGCGCTGGCGACGCTGTGCCTGGCCACCATCGCGAATCTGGCGACGCACTACATCTTCGGCGGCATCCGGCTGTCCGAGCGCGCCGGTGCTCTGAGCCGTCCGGCGCGCATCCAGGTGGTCAGCCTGATCGGCACCCTGGTGCTGCTCAAGGCCGCCGCCTATTGGCTGGATCGCTACGAGCTGCTCAGCCACACCCGCACGGGCAAGCCTTTCACCGGGGCCGGCTACACCGACATCAACGCGGTGCTGCCCGCCAAGATGATCCTGCTGGCGATCGCGCTGATCTGCGCGGTCGCGGTGTTCTCCGCGATCGTGCTGCGCGACCTGCAGATCCCGGCGATCGGTCTGGTGCTGCTGCTGCTGTCGTCGGTCGTGGTCGGCGCGGGCTGGCCGCTGATCGTCGAACAGTTCAGCGTCAAGCCCAACGCGGCGCAGAAGGAAAGCGAATACATCTCCCGCTCCATCGCCGCGACCCGGCAGGCCTACGGGCTGACCGAGGATGTGGTGACCTACCGGGACTACCGCGGCGACGCGCGAGCGACGGCGGCGCAGGTGGGCGCCGACGCGGCCACCACGTCCAACATTCGGCTGCTGGACCCGACCATCGTCAGCCCCGCATTCACCCAGTTTCAGCAGGGCAAGAACTTCTACTTCTTCCCCGACCAGCTGACCATCGACCGGTATCGCGACGGTGACGGCCAGCTGCGCGACTACGTGGTGGCCGCCCGCGAGCTCAACCCGGGCCGGCTGATCGACAACCAGCGCGACTGGATCAACCGGCACACCGTGTACACCCACGGCAACGGCTTCATCGCCTCGCCGGCCAACACCGTGCGCGGGATCGCCAACGACCCCAACCAAAACGGTGGATACCCGGAGTTCCTGGTCAACGTTGTCGGCGCGAACGGCGGGGTGGTCTCCAACGGTCCGGCCCGGCTCGAGCAGCCGCGCATCTACTACGGCCCGGTGATCGCCGACGCCGTCTCCGACTATGCGATCGTGGGGCGCAACGGTCCCGACCGCGAGTACGACTACGAAACCAACACCGAGACGAAGAACTACACCTACACCGGCACCGGCGGGGTACCGATCGGAAACTGGCTGGGCCGCAGCGTGTTCGCCGCAAAGTTCGCCGAACGCAACTTCCTGTTCTCCTCGGTGATCGGCGCCGACAGCAAGATCTTGTTCAACCGTGACCCGGCGGAACGGGTGCAGGCGGTGGCGCCGTGGCTGACCACGGACTCCACGGTGTATCCCGCGATCGTCAACAAGCGGATGGTGTGGATCATCGATGGCTACACCACGCTGGACAACTACCCCTACTCCGAGCTCACGTCGTTGTCCTCGGCGACCATGGACTCCAAAGACGTCGAGTTCAATCGTCTGTTGCCCGACCGGCGGGTGTCCTACATCCGAAACTCGGTGAAGGCCACCGTCGATGCCTACGACGGAACCGTCAGCCTGTACGCCCAGGACGAGAAGGATCCGGTGCTGCAGGCCTGGATGAAGGTCTTCCCGGGAACGGTCAAGCCCAAGGCGGACATCTCGCCTGAGCTCGCCGAGCATCTGCGCTACCCCGAGGACCTGTTCAAGGTGCAGCGCATGCTGCTGGCGAAATACCACGTCAACGATCCGGTGACCTTCTTCTCCACGTCGGACTTCTGGGATGTTCCGCTGGACCCCAACCCGACGGCCAGCAGTTTCCAGCCCCCGTACTACATCGTCGCGAAAAACCTTGTGAAGGAAGACGGTTCGGCTTCCTACCAGTTGACCAGCGCGATGAACCGGTTCAAGCGCGACTACTTGGCCGCCTACATCAGCGCCAGCTCGGATCCCGACACCTACGGCAAGATCACCGTTCTCACCATTCCCGGGCAGGTCAACGGTCCCAAGCTGGCCAACAACGCGATCACCACCGACACCACGGTCAGCCAGGACCTGGGTGTGATCGGGCGTGACAACCAGAACCGCATCCGATGGGGCAATCTGCTGACCCTGCCGGTCGCGCAGGGTGGCCTGCTCTATGTCGAACCGGTCTATGCCTCGCCGGGCACCAGCGACGCCGCGTCGTCGTACCCACGCCTGATCCGGGTGGCGATGATGTACAACGACAAGATCGGTTACGGGCCAACGGTCTCCGACGCGCTCACCGGGCTGTTCGGGCCCGGCGCCAGCGCGGCGGCCACCGACATCGCACCGACCGAAAGCGGCGGTGCCGCGCAGGGCACGGCACCGGCACCTCCGGCGCCTGCCGCGGCGGTGCCGACGCCGTCGTCCGCCGAGGCCGGCTTGTCCCCGGCCAAAGCCGCTGCGCTGCGTGAGATCGACGCAGCCATCGCGGCGGTGCGCGACACCCAGCGCCGCGGAGACTTCGCGGGCTACGGCGCGGCGCTGCAGCGCCTCGACGACGCCATGGCCAAGTTCAACAACGCCAAGTAG
- a CDS encoding YlbL family protein, with protein sequence MNRRILTLLAAVLPVVMFGVLLTAVTVPFVSLGPGPTFDTLGAIDGKQVVAIEGTTTHPTTGHLNMTTVSQRDGLTLGEALALWLSGREQLMPRDLVYPPGKSREEVDESNTADFRASEQSAEYAALGYLRYPSAVTLADVHDPGPSAGALQRGDAVDAVNGKPVYTVEQFTARLADTKPGETVAIDYRRKNAAPGTARITLGENKDRPNGFLGVSVLDAPWAPFSIDFNLANIGGPSAGLMFSLAVVDKLTTGTLAGSNFVAGTGVIKSNGQVESIGGIAHKMTAAREAGATMFLVPADNCYEARADNKGLQLIKVDSLAQAVGALRTVTEGGQPPSC encoded by the coding sequence GTGAACAGGCGGATTCTGACGCTGTTGGCGGCTGTGCTGCCGGTAGTCATGTTCGGCGTACTGCTGACGGCGGTGACCGTGCCGTTCGTGTCGCTGGGGCCGGGGCCCACCTTCGACACGCTCGGCGCCATCGACGGCAAGCAGGTGGTGGCCATCGAGGGGACCACCACCCACCCGACGACCGGTCACCTGAACATGACCACGGTCTCGCAGCGCGACGGGCTGACCCTGGGGGAGGCGCTGGCCCTGTGGCTATCCGGGCGGGAGCAACTCATGCCTCGTGACCTGGTCTATCCGCCCGGCAAGTCCCGCGAGGAAGTCGACGAAAGCAACACCGCCGACTTCCGGGCCTCCGAGCAGAGCGCCGAATACGCCGCCCTGGGCTACCTCCGGTATCCGTCGGCGGTCACCCTCGCCGACGTCCACGATCCGGGACCGTCCGCGGGGGCCCTGCAGCGCGGCGACGCCGTGGACGCGGTCAACGGCAAACCGGTCTACACCGTGGAGCAGTTCACCGCGCGGCTGGCCGACACCAAACCGGGCGAGACGGTGGCCATCGACTACCGGCGCAAGAACGCCGCACCCGGCACCGCGCGGATTACGCTCGGAGAGAACAAGGACCGGCCCAACGGCTTTTTGGGTGTCTCGGTCCTCGACGCGCCTTGGGCGCCGTTCAGCATCGACTTCAACCTCGCCAACATCGGCGGGCCCTCGGCGGGGCTGATGTTCTCGCTGGCCGTGGTGGACAAGCTGACCACCGGCACCCTGGCCGGATCGAACTTCGTCGCCGGCACCGGGGTCATCAAATCCAACGGTCAGGTGGAGTCGATCGGCGGGATCGCCCACAAGATGACGGCCGCCCGCGAGGCCGGCGCGACGATGTTTTTGGTCCCGGCCGACAACTGCTACGAGGCGCGGGCCGACAACAAGGGCCTGCAGCTGATCAAGGTCGACAGCCTCGCCCAGGCGGTGGGTGCACTGCGCACCGTCACCGAGGGAGGTCAGCCGCCCTCTTGCTGA
- a CDS encoding zinc-dependent metalloprotease, producing MADLPFGFSSGDDPDRERGSGPTDPFGMGAGFNMADLGQVFTQLGQMFSGAGRVSADGRPAGPVNYDLARQVAIKSIGAVSPVSASTATAIGDAVRLAETWLDGATPLPAGTTRGAAWTPVDWVENTIATWQRLCDPMAEQVSSVWASALPEEAKSMAGPLLSVMSQMGGLAFGSQLGQALGRLSGEVLTSTDIGLPLGPSGVAALLPGAIEELAGGLEQPRSEVVTFLAAREAAHHRLFSHVPWLSHQLLSAVEAYARGMKIDIRGIEELAQGFDPSAMTDPAAMNELLNQGVFEPQSTPEQLAALERLETLLALIEGWVQTVVDAALGDRIPGTAALSEMLRRRRATGGPAEQTFATLVGLELRPRKLREAAALWERLTAAVGPDARDKVWQHPDLLPEAADLDNPAAFIDRIIGGSSDIDSAIDQAIAEFQREANKPDDDS from the coding sequence ATGGCTGATCTGCCCTTCGGTTTCTCATCCGGGGACGACCCCGACCGCGAGCGAGGCTCTGGGCCCACCGACCCGTTCGGCATGGGCGCCGGCTTCAATATGGCCGATCTGGGCCAGGTTTTCACCCAGCTCGGACAGATGTTCAGCGGCGCCGGCCGGGTGAGCGCCGACGGCCGCCCGGCGGGACCGGTGAACTACGACCTGGCGCGTCAGGTCGCGATCAAATCGATCGGCGCGGTGTCCCCGGTCAGCGCATCCACCGCGACGGCCATCGGCGATGCGGTGCGCCTGGCCGAAACATGGCTCGACGGTGCCACCCCGTTACCGGCCGGCACCACCCGCGGGGCCGCCTGGACGCCGGTGGACTGGGTCGAGAACACCATCGCCACCTGGCAGCGGCTGTGCGACCCGATGGCCGAACAGGTTTCGTCGGTGTGGGCTTCGGCGCTGCCGGAGGAGGCCAAGAGCATGGCCGGCCCGCTGCTGTCGGTGATGTCGCAGATGGGCGGGTTGGCGTTCGGCTCCCAGTTGGGTCAGGCGCTGGGACGGTTGTCCGGGGAGGTGCTGACCTCCACCGACATCGGACTGCCGCTGGGGCCGAGCGGCGTGGCCGCCCTGCTTCCCGGGGCGATCGAGGAACTGGCCGGCGGCCTGGAACAGCCGCGCAGTGAGGTCGTCACCTTCCTGGCCGCCCGCGAGGCCGCCCACCATCGGCTGTTTTCCCACGTGCCGTGGCTGTCGCACCAATTGCTCAGCGCCGTCGAGGCCTACGCCCGCGGAATGAAGATCGATATCCGGGGTATCGAGGAACTGGCCCAGGGCTTCGATCCGTCGGCGATGACCGATCCGGCCGCGATGAACGAACTGCTCAACCAGGGCGTGTTCGAGCCCCAGTCGACCCCCGAGCAGCTGGCCGCGCTGGAGCGCCTGGAGACCCTGCTGGCGCTCATCGAGGGTTGGGTGCAGACGGTGGTCGATGCGGCACTCGGCGACCGGATTCCGGGCACCGCGGCGCTCTCGGAGATGCTTCGCCGGCGTCGGGCCACCGGTGGACCCGCCGAGCAGACCTTCGCCACCCTGGTCGGTCTGGAACTACGGCCACGCAAGCTGCGCGAGGCCGCCGCGCTGTGGGAGCGGCTGACGGCCGCGGTCGGGCCGGACGCCCGCGACAAGGTCTGGCAGCATCCCGATCTGCTGCCCGAGGCCGCCGATCTGGACAATCCGGCGGCGTTCATCGACCGGATCATCGGCGGTTCCAGCGACATCGATTCGGCCATCGACCAGGCGATCGCCGAATTCCAGCGCGAGGCCAACAAGCCCGACGACGACAGCTGA
- a CDS encoding TOMM precursor leader peptide-binding protein, with translation MSTDTYTLDPALPVLLRPDGTVQVGWDPRRGVLVRPPRGLTASALAALLRAMQLPVTAAALRHQAAAYGTVDAEELDGLLTALVTARVAVRGGGARRRCRTVSLRVHGRGPLSDLLVESLRCTSAVVRRSSQSHAAVSTAGTDLVVLADYLVPDPRLVRELHAERVAHLPVRVRDGTGVVGPLVLPGVTSCLGCADLHRRDRDGAWPAVAAQLRHTVTPADRATVLATAALALSQVDQVVAAVRGNPAGPAPPTLDATLEVDLASGSILTRHWIRHPLCDC, from the coding sequence GTGTCCACCGATACCTACACCCTGGACCCGGCGCTGCCGGTGCTGCTGCGTCCCGACGGGACGGTGCAAGTCGGGTGGGATCCGCGCCGGGGTGTGCTGGTGCGCCCACCTCGCGGGCTGACCGCGTCCGCGCTGGCCGCCCTGTTGCGCGCGATGCAGCTCCCGGTCACCGCTGCCGCGCTGCGTCACCAGGCCGCGGCGTACGGCACCGTGGACGCCGAGGAGCTGGACGGCCTACTGACCGCGCTGGTCACCGCGCGGGTGGCGGTCCGCGGCGGTGGGGCGCGCCGCCGGTGCCGCACCGTGTCGCTGCGGGTGCACGGCCGGGGTCCCCTGTCAGATCTGCTGGTCGAATCGCTGCGGTGCACGAGCGCGGTCGTCCGGCGCAGCAGTCAGTCGCACGCCGCGGTCAGCACGGCGGGGACCGATCTGGTGGTGCTGGCCGACTATCTGGTCCCCGACCCACGGCTGGTGCGCGAATTGCACGCCGAGCGGGTGGCCCACCTGCCGGTACGGGTGCGCGACGGAACCGGAGTGGTCGGCCCGCTGGTGCTGCCGGGTGTCACCAGCTGCTTGGGCTGCGCAGACCTGCACCGGCGGGACCGGGACGGCGCGTGGCCCGCGGTAGCCGCCCAGCTGCGCCACACCGTGACGCCCGCCGACCGGGCGACGGTGCTGGCCACAGCGGCGCTGGCGCTGAGCCAGGTCGACCAGGTGGTGGCGGCGGTGCGCGGCAATCCGGCCGGCCCGGCCCCACCGACGCTGGACGCCACCCTGGAAGTGGATCTGGCGAGCGGATCTATCCTGACCCGCCACTGGATTCGTCATCCGCTGTGCGACTGCTGA